The DNA window AGCCGAAACCGTGTTTGGAATTATCCCTTTCTCGTTTTCCTTCACAGCACGTCTGAGCACATCATCCCATCCACCGGGGAGGTCATCGATTGATCCATCCCAGTGAAAACTAACAGCGTTCCCGCATGCTACAATATTCTCTTCTAAATCCAGAAGTAAGAACTGCAAATGAGGAAATAGCTTCGGTAAGTAACCAAAGTATTGATTCGCTACTTCATCCTGTAACATAAATTTAGACCAACCAGCCGCATGTAATTCAAAAATTTTATCTGTTAAATCAGGTCTTTCCGCTAAAGTGACCGTGATGTATTCAATAGTCTTCATTATATAATCCTCCCAAAATATTACTTTTTTCCTAATATTTCGGGGTTCCTACAATGAGAAGAATCATAGGAATCCATCCCTTCGATATAGTTTATTTCATATTATCAGTACTTCTATGAAATGGGAATCCTGTAAAAAAGAGGGCAGGACTCCAGCTTTTGAAGTTCTGCCCCCAGCTTATTCGTATTACACACTCTCCGCTTTATCTTCTTCAGCCCGACCCAATACCTCACTCTTATCCGGAATAAAAAACCCCTTATTCTTCAAAATAAACCAAACCGCCAAGGCAAACGACAACACATCCGCCACCGGAAACGCCAACCATACGCCTGTGACGCCAAAAATCAGAGGCAAAGTCAACAGCAACGGAATCATAAACAGCACCTGACGCGACATCGAAAGTACAAGTGCCGCCCGCGCCCTACCTAACGCTTGGAATACACCACCCGTTACCATCTGTACCCCAATTAAAAGAGCTAATGAGAACATAATCCGAAGAGCTACGACTCCCATTTCGATCGTTACTGGATCATTCGTAAAAATAAACAAAATCTGCTTCGGAAAAATCATGATGAAGATAAATGTAAAAGCGGCCAAAGCAGTGGAGGCTTTCATCGCAAGCATAATCGTTGCACTTACACGCTGGGGCTGTTTCGCCCCGTAATTGTACCCCACAATCGGTAGAAGTCCCTGAACAATTCCAAACATCGGCATCAGCGTAAACATGATGACCCGATGCACAATCCCAAACACCGCGACACCAACTACACCACCAAACTGAATCAGCATGTGATTGGCGATGATGAACATAATACTCCCGGACACTTGCCGGGTAAAAGCTGACGAACCAATCGCCAAGATTTGTTTAATCAACGAAAGGTTCGGTCTCAAATAGCGGACTCGAAACGTTAAACTACTTTTCCCCGTAACAAAATAAGCCACTAAATACACAACCGTTATAGCCTGCGAAATGACCGTAGCACCGGCTGCACCTTGCATACCCCAACCAAATCCGAAAATAAAAATCGGCGTCAAAATCATATTCAAACCAGCTGAAAT is part of the Bacillus carboniphilus genome and encodes:
- a CDS encoding MATE family efflux transporter, which codes for MKEQSERLGKEPIPKLLAKLSIPAMVGMFVMALYNVVDTIFISRSVGTVGVAAASVSFPVQLILMAVAGAVGIGGASVISRMLGAQKTEDANRVFGNVVGIVFLVSLIGAISGISFLEPILLLFGADETILPYASDYLGIILYGTIFFAFGFTMNNIIRSEGNAKVAMLTMIISAGLNMILTPIFIFGFGWGMQGAAGATVISQAITVVYLVAYFVTGKSSLTFRVRYLRPNLSLIKQILAIGSSAFTRQVSGSIMFIIANHMLIQFGGVVGVAVFGIVHRVIMFTLMPMFGIVQGLLPIVGYNYGAKQPQRVSATIMLAMKASTALAAFTFIFIMIFPKQILFIFTNDPVTIEMGVVALRIMFSLALLIGVQMVTGGVFQALGRARAALVLSMSRQVLFMIPLLLTLPLIFGVTGVWLAFPVADVLSFALAVWFILKNKGFFIPDKSEVLGRAEEDKAESV